One stretch of Streptomyces sp. 135 DNA includes these proteins:
- the pstS gene encoding phosphate ABC transporter substrate-binding protein PstS: MKLQRKNRLRALSLGALAVSGALALTACGSDDTSGSGDGGKETNANANIKCDDAKGQLAASGSSAQKNAIDAWRKVYTTNCKDVQLNYNPTGSGAGITAFLQGQTAFAGSDSALKPDEIAKSKKVCKESQAIGLPMVGGPIAIGYNVPGVDNLTLDAKTLADIFNDKIESWDDKAIAKLNPDVKLPKTKIQAFHRSDESGTTDNFTKYLKGAAPDAWPYEPGKSWEPKGGQSANGSAGVAGQVKQTAGAISYFELSYAGEGIKTVDLKTQAKEPVKATVDNASKAIAEAKVIGKGKDLSLELNYKPTAEGAYPITLVTYEVVCEKGNKPETLAATKSFLTYIASEDGQNVLKENDYAPIPAEIIAKVRSTVAGLS; encoded by the coding sequence GTGAAGCTTCAGCGCAAGAACCGGCTCCGCGCCCTCTCCCTCGGCGCCCTCGCCGTCTCCGGCGCCCTGGCCCTCACGGCGTGCGGCTCCGACGACACGAGTGGCTCCGGCGACGGCGGCAAGGAGACGAACGCCAACGCCAACATCAAGTGCGACGACGCCAAGGGCCAGCTCGCGGCCTCCGGCTCGTCCGCGCAGAAGAACGCGATCGACGCCTGGCGGAAGGTCTACACGACCAACTGCAAGGACGTGCAGCTGAACTACAACCCGACGGGTTCGGGCGCCGGCATCACCGCGTTCCTCCAGGGCCAGACGGCGTTCGCCGGTTCCGACTCGGCGCTGAAGCCCGACGAGATCGCCAAGTCGAAGAAGGTCTGCAAGGAGAGCCAGGCCATCGGCCTGCCGATGGTCGGCGGCCCGATCGCCATCGGTTACAACGTCCCCGGTGTCGACAACCTGACCCTGGACGCCAAGACCCTGGCCGACATCTTCAACGACAAGATCGAGTCCTGGGACGACAAGGCGATCGCCAAGCTCAACCCCGACGTCAAGCTCCCCAAGACCAAGATCCAGGCCTTCCACCGCTCCGACGAGTCGGGCACCACGGACAACTTCACCAAGTACCTGAAGGGTGCCGCCCCCGACGCCTGGCCCTACGAGCCGGGCAAGTCGTGGGAGCCCAAGGGCGGCCAGTCGGCGAACGGCTCCGCCGGTGTCGCGGGCCAGGTCAAGCAGACCGCGGGCGCCATCTCCTACTTCGAGCTCTCCTACGCGGGCGAGGGCATCAAGACCGTCGACCTGAAGACGCAGGCCAAGGAGCCGGTGAAGGCCACCGTCGACAACGCCTCCAAGGCGATCGCCGAGGCCAAGGTCATCGGCAAGGGCAAGGACCTGTCCCTGGAGCTGAACTACAAGCCCACCGCCGAGGGTGCCTACCCGATCACCCTGGTGACGTACGAGGTCGTCTGCGAGAAGGGCAACAAGCCCGAGACGCTCGCCGCCACCAAGTCCTTCCTGACCTACATCGCCAGCGAGGACGGCCAGAACGTCCTCAAGGAGAACGACTACGCGCCGATCCCGGCCGAGATCATCGCGAAGGTCCGCTCCACCGTCGCGGGCCTGAGCTAG
- the pstC gene encoding phosphate ABC transporter permease subunit PstC, with the protein MDISSKTTAPPPVEVKPGLPRDKAEKAAARGATRPGDRIFLGFSRGSGIALLAIMAAIAVFLTYRTALALADNTGNFLTTFEWDPAGASTGGKPYFGIAVLVFGTVVSSIIALLIAVPVAIGIALFISHYAPRKLAGPIAYVIDLLAAVPSIVYGLWGALVVAPNLTGLYSWLDDYFGWTGVLAYHGGAPRSLMTVGILLAIMILPIITNVSREVFLQVPKMHEEAALALGATRWEVIRMSVLPFGRSGIISASMLGLGRALGETIAVATVLSPSFLINASVLDYGGGTFAQNIASKFNEASEYGQDALIASGLVLFVITLLVNGAARLIIARRKEYSGANA; encoded by the coding sequence ATGGACATATCAAGTAAGACGACCGCACCACCACCCGTCGAAGTGAAGCCCGGCCTGCCCCGGGACAAGGCGGAGAAGGCCGCCGCGCGCGGCGCCACCCGGCCCGGCGACCGGATCTTCCTCGGATTCTCCCGGGGCTCCGGCATCGCGCTCCTCGCGATCATGGCCGCCATCGCGGTGTTCCTCACCTACCGCACGGCCCTCGCACTCGCCGACAACACGGGCAACTTCCTCACCACGTTCGAGTGGGACCCGGCCGGCGCCTCCACCGGCGGCAAGCCGTACTTCGGCATCGCCGTGCTGGTCTTCGGCACCGTGGTCAGCTCGATCATCGCCCTGCTGATCGCCGTCCCCGTCGCCATCGGCATCGCGCTGTTCATCTCGCACTACGCGCCGCGCAAGCTGGCCGGCCCCATCGCCTACGTGATCGACCTGCTGGCCGCCGTGCCCTCGATCGTCTACGGCCTCTGGGGCGCCCTCGTGGTCGCGCCCAACCTCACCGGCCTCTACAGCTGGCTCGACGACTACTTCGGCTGGACGGGCGTCCTCGCCTACCACGGCGGCGCCCCGCGCTCCCTGATGACCGTCGGCATCCTCCTCGCGATCATGATCCTGCCGATCATCACGAACGTGAGCCGCGAGGTCTTCCTCCAGGTCCCGAAGATGCACGAGGAGGCCGCACTGGCCCTCGGCGCCACGCGCTGGGAGGTCATCCGCATGTCGGTGCTGCCCTTCGGCCGCTCCGGCATCATCTCCGCCTCGATGCTGGGCCTCGGCCGCGCGCTCGGCGAGACGATCGCCGTCGCCACCGTGCTCTCCCCGTCCTTCCTGATCAACGCGTCCGTGCTCGACTACGGCGGCGGCACCTTCGCGCAGAACATCGCCAGCAAGTTCAACGAGGCCAGTGAGTACGGCCAGGACGCGCTCATCGCCTCCGGCCTGGTCCTGTTCGTCATCACCCTGCTGGTCAACGGCGCGGCCCGCCTGATCATCGCGCGCCGCAAGGAGTACTCGGGGGCCAACGCATGA
- the pstA gene encoding phosphate ABC transporter permease PstA — translation MSTTTPTPSGPLVKPPATLKAATLPRWSPLAVALGSAAVAVGVGLGAGLHSRIQWGLIAALLFIIGSYALAVTVEGTRQARDRLATSLVWVMFLLAVVPLASLVYETVQRGIKVFDVYFLTHSMGVLSDDETGGGIYHALIGTLQQVVLASVIAVPIGLLTAIYLVEYGRGKLSKVITFFVDVMTGIPSIVAGLFVLSFWILILGFGYSGWAGAMALAILMMPVIVRSTEEMLKLVPNELREASLALGVPKWRTILKVVLPTAIGGITTGVMLSVARIAGETAPVLLLVWVNPLINTNPFEGSQASLPLYVYQQYAAGTDASYDRAWAAALALIGFIMILNLAARGIARWKAPKTGR, via the coding sequence ATGAGCACCACGACACCCACCCCGTCCGGGCCCCTCGTCAAGCCCCCCGCCACCCTGAAGGCGGCCACCCTCCCGCGCTGGAGCCCGCTCGCCGTCGCGCTCGGCTCGGCCGCCGTCGCCGTCGGCGTCGGCCTCGGCGCCGGTCTGCACAGCCGCATCCAGTGGGGCCTGATCGCCGCGCTGCTCTTCATCATCGGCTCGTACGCCCTCGCGGTCACCGTCGAGGGCACCCGCCAGGCCAGGGACCGCCTCGCCACCTCGCTGGTGTGGGTGATGTTCCTGCTGGCCGTCGTCCCGCTGGCCTCGCTGGTCTACGAGACCGTCCAGCGCGGCATCAAGGTCTTCGACGTCTACTTCCTGACCCACTCGATGGGCGTCCTCTCCGACGACGAGACGGGCGGCGGCATCTACCACGCCCTCATCGGCACCCTCCAGCAGGTGGTGCTGGCCTCGGTCATCGCCGTGCCGATCGGCCTGCTCACCGCGATCTACCTCGTCGAGTACGGGCGGGGGAAGCTCTCCAAGGTCATCACGTTCTTCGTGGACGTCATGACCGGCATCCCCTCGATCGTCGCGGGCCTGTTCGTCCTCAGCTTCTGGATCCTGATCCTCGGCTTCGGCTACTCGGGCTGGGCCGGCGCCATGGCGCTCGCGATCCTGATGATGCCGGTGATCGTCCGCTCCACCGAGGAGATGCTCAAGCTCGTCCCGAACGAGCTGCGCGAGGCCTCGCTCGCCCTCGGCGTGCCGAAGTGGCGGACCATCCTCAAGGTCGTCCTGCCCACCGCGATCGGCGGCATCACCACGGGCGTCATGCTCTCGGTGGCCCGCATCGCCGGTGAGACCGCGCCGGTCCTGCTCCTGGTCTGGGTGAACCCCCTGATCAACACGAACCCCTTCGAGGGCTCGCAGGCCTCCCTGCCGCTGTACGTCTACCAGCAGTACGCGGCAGGCACCGACGCGTCGTACGACCGTGCCTGGGCGGCGGCGCTCGCCCTCATCGGCTTCATCATGATCCTCAACCTGGCGGCCCGCGGCATCGCCCGCTGGAAGGCCCCCAAGACGGGCCGCTAA
- the pstB gene encoding phosphate ABC transporter ATP-binding protein PstB, with amino-acid sequence MAKRIDVSGLTAYYGSHKAIDDISMTVEPRSVTAFIGPSGCGKSTFLRTLNRMHEVTPGGRVEGKVLLDDEDLYGKGVDPVAVRRTIGMVFQRPNPFPTMSIYDNVAAGLRLNGSYKKSELNEIVEKSLKGANLWNEVKDRLNKPGSGLSGGQQQRLCIARAIAVEPQVLLMDEPCSALDPISTLAIEDLIGELKERFTIVIVTHNMQQAARVSDRTAFFNLSAVGQPGKLVEIDDTERIFSNPSVQATEDYISGRFG; translated from the coding sequence ATGGCCAAGCGAATCGACGTATCGGGCCTGACCGCCTACTACGGTTCCCACAAGGCGATCGACGACATCTCGATGACCGTGGAGCCCCGCTCGGTGACCGCCTTCATCGGACCGTCGGGCTGCGGCAAGTCCACGTTCCTGCGCACGCTGAACCGCATGCACGAGGTCACCCCCGGCGGCCGCGTCGAGGGCAAGGTCCTCCTGGACGACGAGGATCTGTACGGCAAGGGCGTCGACCCGGTGGCCGTGCGCCGCACGATCGGCATGGTCTTCCAGCGCCCGAACCCCTTCCCCACGATGTCGATCTACGACAACGTCGCGGCGGGCCTTCGGCTCAACGGCTCGTACAAGAAGTCCGAGCTGAACGAGATCGTCGAGAAGTCCCTCAAGGGCGCGAACCTCTGGAACGAGGTCAAGGACCGCCTGAACAAGCCCGGCTCCGGCCTCTCCGGCGGCCAGCAGCAGCGTCTGTGCATCGCGCGGGCCATCGCGGTCGAGCCCCAGGTGCTGCTCATGGACGAGCCCTGCTCGGCCCTGGACCCGATCTCGACCCTCGCCATCGAGGACCTGATCGGCGAGCTGAAGGAACGGTTCACGATCGTCATCGTGACGCACAACATGCAGCAGGCGGCGCGCGTCTCGGACCGCACGGCCTTCTTCAACCTCTCCGCGGTCGGCCAGCCCGGCAAGCTCGTCGAGATCGACGACACGGAGCGGATCTTCTCCAACCCGTCGGTCCAGGCGACCGAGGACTACATCTCGGGCCGCTTCGGCTAG
- a CDS encoding inorganic phosphate transporter, whose protein sequence is MDTFALIVTIGVALGFTYTNGFHDSANAIATSVSTRALTPRAALAMAAVMNLAGAFMGSGVAKTVSEGIIETPHGDKGMWILFAALIGAIVWNLITWYFGLPSSSSHALFGGMVGAALAGGIGVIWSGVVDKIVIPMFLSPLVGLAVGYLVMCAIMWMFRRSNPHKAKRGFRIAQTVSAAGMALGHGLQDAQKTMGIVVMALVISDVQSADAPIPIWVKIACALMLSAGTYAGGWRIMRTLGRKIIELDPPQGFAAETTGAGIMFTTAFMFHAPISTTHVITSAIMGVGATKRVNAVRWGVAKNIILGWFITMPAAALVAAVSFWIVNLAFL, encoded by the coding sequence ATGGACACCTTTGCTCTGATCGTGACCATCGGCGTCGCGCTCGGCTTCACGTACACGAACGGCTTTCACGACTCCGCGAACGCCATCGCCACCTCCGTCTCCACCCGCGCGCTGACGCCCCGCGCGGCGCTCGCCATGGCCGCGGTCATGAACCTCGCCGGTGCCTTCATGGGCAGCGGCGTCGCCAAGACCGTGAGTGAGGGGATCATCGAGACCCCGCACGGCGACAAGGGGATGTGGATCCTCTTCGCGGCGCTCATCGGCGCCATCGTGTGGAACCTCATCACCTGGTACTTCGGCCTTCCCTCGTCCTCCTCGCACGCGCTCTTCGGCGGCATGGTCGGGGCGGCGCTCGCCGGTGGCATCGGCGTCATCTGGTCCGGCGTGGTCGACAAGATCGTCATTCCGATGTTCCTGTCGCCGCTCGTCGGTCTCGCCGTCGGGTACCTCGTGATGTGCGCGATCATGTGGATGTTCCGCAGGTCCAACCCGCACAAGGCCAAGCGGGGCTTCCGCATCGCGCAGACCGTCTCGGCGGCCGGCATGGCGCTCGGCCACGGCCTCCAGGACGCGCAGAAGACGATGGGCATCGTGGTGATGGCCCTGGTCATCTCCGACGTGCAGAGCGCGGACGCGCCCATCCCGATCTGGGTCAAGATCGCCTGTGCGCTGATGCTGTCGGCCGGTACGTACGCGGGTGGCTGGCGCATCATGCGGACCCTCGGGCGCAAGATCATCGAACTGGACCCGCCGCAGGGCTTCGCCGCCGAGACGACCGGCGCGGGCATCATGTTCACCACCGCGTTCATGTTCCACGCGCCGATCTCGACGACGCACGTCATCACGTCCGCGATCATGGGCGTGGGTGCGACGAAGCGGGTGAACGCGGTGCGGTGGGGTGTCGCGAAGAACATCATCCTGGGCTGGTTCATCACGATGCCGGCCGCTGCGCTTGTCGCGGCCGTGAGTTTCTGGATCGTGAACCTCGCGTTCTTGTAG
- a CDS encoding DUF47 family protein, which translates to MRFRLTPRETSFYDMFAASADNIVTGSKLLMELLGADSSARAEIAERMRAAEHAGDDATHAIFHQLNSSFITPFDREDIYNLASSLDDIMDFMEEAVDLVVLYQVEELPKGVEQQIEVLARAAELTAEAMPNLRTMENLTEYWIEVNRLENQADQIHRKLLAQLFNGKYDAIEVLKLKQIVDVLEEAADAFEHVANTVETIAVKES; encoded by the coding sequence GTGCGCTTTCGTCTGACCCCCAGGGAGACGAGCTTCTACGACATGTTCGCCGCATCCGCGGACAACATCGTCACGGGCTCGAAGCTCCTCATGGAACTGCTCGGAGCGGACTCTTCCGCACGGGCCGAGATCGCAGAGCGTATGCGGGCCGCGGAACACGCGGGAGACGACGCGACGCATGCGATCTTCCACCAGCTGAACTCCTCGTTCATCACGCCGTTCGACCGCGAGGACATCTACAACCTCGCGTCGTCCCTGGACGACATCATGGACTTCATGGAGGAGGCCGTCGACCTGGTCGTCCTCTATCAGGTCGAGGAACTCCCCAAGGGCGTCGAGCAGCAGATCGAGGTCCTCGCGCGGGCCGCCGAGCTGACCGCCGAGGCCATGCCGAACCTGCGGACCATGGAGAACCTCACCGAGTACTGGATCGAGGTCAACCGCCTGGAGAACCAGGCCGACCAGATCCACCGCAAGCTCCTGGCCCAGCTCTTCAACGGCAAGTACGACGCCATCGAGGTGCTGAAGCTGAAGCAGATCGTGGATGTGCTGGAAGAGGCCGCCGACGCCTTCGAGCACGTGGCGAACACTGTGGAGACCATCGCGGTCAAGGAGTCCTGA
- a CDS encoding metal-sensitive transcriptional regulator → MTTTDAAAVTTEAAEAPSAPADHGDHAHGVHGYHKQKDEHLKRLRRIEGQIRGLQRMVEEDVYCIDILTQVSASTKALQSFALQLLQEHLRHCVADAAVKGGTEIEAKVEEATKAIARMLRT, encoded by the coding sequence ATGACGACCACCGACGCGGCAGCGGTGACCACGGAGGCGGCCGAAGCGCCCTCCGCGCCCGCGGATCACGGTGACCACGCTCACGGCGTGCACGGGTACCACAAGCAGAAGGACGAACACCTCAAGCGCCTGCGGCGGATCGAGGGCCAGATCCGCGGCCTCCAGCGCATGGTCGAGGAGGACGTCTACTGCATCGACATACTGACCCAGGTCTCGGCGAGCACGAAGGCCCTCCAGAGCTTCGCCCTCCAGCTCCTCCAGGAGCACCTGCGGCACTGCGTGGCCGACGCGGCGGTCAAGGGCGGCACGGAGATCGAGGCGAAGGTAGAGGAAGCGACGAAGGCGATCGCACGGATGCTCCGCACCTGA
- a CDS encoding FAD-binding oxidoreductase produces the protein MERRTFIGTTAATLASATVGGCTSEGSRAGAATPRTGSGGSASLRTSSAAASAPATLAALARGLDGTLVRPGEAKWAAARQLYNTRFDDLRPTAVAYVAHQDDIRTALAYARAHRTPVAIRNGGHSYAGWSSGTGRLVIDVSKLSKIRASGTTATIGAGAKLIDVYRSLAAKGVTIPAGSCPTVGISGLTLGGGHGVVSRAYGLTCDSLTSAKIITADGKQLTASRTENKDLFWALRGAGNGNFGVVTELSYRTHTAPQAVSAYMSWPWSKAAAVVKAWQAWGPDQPDEIWSSLHLANTPGGTPTVSVACFSLGTYGELQNAVDRLADKVGASARSVSLKRRTYEEAMEVYAGCSSFATDAQCHLPGATPGRSPQGALKRETYAAGSDFFDRSLSAAGIRTLLSQVENVTGASAGSIALTALGGAINRVDPTATAFVHRRSRMLAQYIASWRAGTSGTPARAWLKKAHGAMGRYASGAAYQNYTDSTLTNWREAYYGAAAPRLKKLKKQYDPNRFFDFPQAL, from the coding sequence ATGGAACGACGTACGTTCATCGGTACGACGGCGGCCACGCTGGCCTCGGCGACGGTCGGCGGCTGCACGAGCGAGGGCTCACGGGCGGGCGCGGCGACACCACGCACCGGCAGCGGCGGCAGCGCCTCCCTGCGGACCTCCAGCGCCGCCGCGAGCGCCCCGGCGACCCTCGCGGCCCTCGCAAGGGGCCTGGACGGCACTCTCGTACGGCCCGGCGAGGCCAAGTGGGCGGCGGCCCGGCAGCTGTACAACACGCGCTTCGACGACCTGAGGCCCACCGCCGTGGCGTACGTCGCGCACCAGGACGACATCCGCACCGCCCTCGCCTACGCCCGCGCCCACCGCACCCCGGTCGCGATACGCAACGGCGGCCACTCGTACGCCGGTTGGTCCTCCGGCACCGGCCGGCTGGTCATCGACGTGTCGAAGCTGAGCAAGATACGGGCGAGCGGGACCACCGCCACGATCGGCGCGGGCGCCAAGCTGATCGACGTCTACCGCTCGCTCGCCGCGAAGGGCGTGACGATCCCCGCGGGCTCCTGTCCGACCGTCGGCATATCCGGGCTCACCCTCGGCGGCGGCCACGGCGTGGTCTCCCGCGCGTACGGCCTGACCTGCGACAGCCTCACCTCCGCGAAGATCATCACGGCGGACGGCAAGCAGCTCACCGCCTCCAGGACGGAGAACAAGGACCTCTTCTGGGCGCTGCGCGGCGCGGGCAACGGCAACTTCGGCGTCGTCACCGAGCTGTCCTACCGCACGCACACCGCGCCCCAGGCCGTCTCCGCGTACATGTCCTGGCCCTGGTCGAAGGCGGCCGCCGTCGTCAAGGCGTGGCAGGCGTGGGGCCCGGACCAGCCGGACGAGATCTGGTCCTCCCTCCACCTGGCGAACACCCCGGGCGGCACCCCGACCGTCTCCGTCGCCTGCTTCTCGCTGGGCACGTACGGCGAACTCCAGAACGCCGTCGACCGCCTCGCCGACAAGGTCGGTGCCTCCGCGCGCAGCGTCTCCCTGAAGCGGCGTACGTACGAGGAGGCGATGGAGGTGTACGCGGGCTGCTCGTCGTTCGCCACCGACGCCCAGTGCCACCTGCCCGGCGCGACGCCGGGGCGCAGTCCGCAGGGCGCCCTCAAGCGGGAGACGTACGCGGCGGGTTCGGACTTCTTCGACCGCTCGCTCTCGGCGGCGGGCATCCGCACGCTGCTCTCGCAGGTCGAGAACGTGACGGGCGCGAGCGCCGGCAGCATCGCGCTGACCGCGCTCGGCGGCGCGATCAACCGCGTCGACCCGACGGCGACGGCCTTCGTGCACCGCCGCTCGCGGATGCTGGCGCAGTACATCGCGTCGTGGCGGGCGGGGACGTCGGGGACACCGGCACGCGCGTGGCTGAAAAAGGCGCACGGGGCGATGGGGCGGTACGCGTCGGGCGCGGCGTACCAGAACTACACGGACTCCACGCTGACGAACTGGCGCGAGGCGTACTACGGCGCCGCGGCGCCGCGCCTGAAGAAGCTGAAGAAGCAGTACGACCCGAACCGTTTCTTCGACTTCCCGCAGGCGCTGTGA
- a CDS encoding phosphatase PAP2 family protein has protein sequence MAGLDESGSNPDVGLLYDINGLTQETPHWLDRAMAFVGEYGLLLALVLLVVWCWWGRRKRGTLDDAASSVAAVVWAPLAAGIAVLVNVPIRGFVERPRPFRDHSGLHVLVEGKDDFSFVSDHATLAMAIGAGLFVAHRKFGLIGLGLAALEGFCRVFMGVHYPTDVIGGFALGTAVALLLSPLAMALLTPLARAVGRSRHVGWLVWDRKVGPVAAPLSEQAPSPAEAAADPDERDLAA, from the coding sequence GACATCAACGGCCTGACACAGGAGACCCCGCACTGGCTCGACCGCGCCATGGCGTTCGTCGGGGAGTACGGCCTGCTGCTCGCCCTCGTGCTGCTCGTGGTGTGGTGCTGGTGGGGCCGGCGGAAGCGGGGCACGCTCGACGACGCCGCCTCCTCGGTCGCCGCCGTCGTCTGGGCGCCGCTGGCCGCCGGGATCGCGGTCCTCGTCAACGTCCCCATCAGAGGCTTCGTGGAACGGCCGCGCCCCTTCCGCGACCACAGCGGGCTCCACGTCCTGGTCGAGGGCAAGGACGACTTCTCCTTCGTCAGCGACCACGCGACGCTCGCCATGGCCATCGGCGCCGGACTCTTCGTCGCCCACCGCAAGTTCGGGCTGATCGGCCTCGGGCTCGCCGCCCTGGAGGGCTTCTGCCGGGTCTTCATGGGCGTGCACTACCCCACGGACGTCATCGGCGGCTTCGCGCTCGGCACGGCCGTCGCCCTGCTCCTGTCCCCGCTCGCCATGGCGCTGCTCACGCCGCTCGCCAGGGCGGTCGGGCGGTCCCGGCACGTGGGGTGGCTGGTGTGGGACCGCAAGGTCGGGCCGGTGGCCGCGCCGCTGAGCGAGCAGGCGCCGTCGCCCGCCGAGGCCGCGGCGGACCCGGACGAGCGGGACCTCGCGGCCTAG